The Dokdonia donghaensis DSW-1 DNA window TTATCAAGAACAAATTATTGATTCAAAAAATTGTATTTTATTGATTTTCAATATCTTAAAAATAAATTTTATGTAACTATTTTTTAATGACAAATAATTTGTATTGCTATAAAAAATAGGTAGATTTAGTTTACAAAAGGCGATAAATATGACTAAACTACCGACCAAAGGACAATTATTAGTTGCCGAGCCATCCGTAATACGGGATGTTTCTTTCACCAGATCTGTAATTCTACTAGCAGACCATAATGAAGAGGGATCTGTAGGTTTTATACTTAACAAACCTCTAGATGTTACCCTTCCAGATTTAATAGAAGGAATGGAAGAATGCGAGATACCCATTTATAATGGAGGTCCTGTAGAGCAAGAAAATTTATATTTTATACACACAGCGCCAGAGCTTATAGAAGGAAGCCTAGAGATCTCTTCTGGAATATATTGGGGAGGTGACTTTCAACGTGCTGTAGATCTTATACTCGCAAAAGAAATAAGCTGCGATAACATAAA harbors:
- a CDS encoding YqgE/AlgH family protein; the encoded protein is MTKLPTKGQLLVAEPSVIRDVSFTRSVILLADHNEEGSVGFILNKPLDVTLPDLIEGMEECEIPIYNGGPVEQENLYFIHTAPELIEGSLEISSGIYWGGDFQRAVDLILAKEISCDNIKFFLGYSGWGSKQLDQEISEHSWVITKNNLCKELLKSNHLALWSDKLRELGGSYALWSNAPANPQYN